A window from Halomicrobium urmianum encodes these proteins:
- a CDS encoding GNAT family N-acetyltransferase — protein MIREGRPGDLPALRAVQSTTLAEPWPDLLETAIDGPPLVLVCDRDGPVGYALAVVDAPVTYVAEVAVAPDRQGEGVGTELVMALFDRLRERGVERVRLTARTVDEGVHDFYERLGFEVVDRVHDHYESGDGLVFERSL, from the coding sequence ATGATCCGCGAGGGCCGCCCCGGGGACCTGCCGGCGCTGCGCGCCGTCCAGTCGACGACGCTGGCCGAGCCCTGGCCGGACCTGCTGGAGACGGCCATCGACGGCCCGCCGCTCGTGCTCGTCTGCGACCGGGACGGGCCCGTCGGATACGCGCTGGCCGTCGTGGACGCGCCGGTCACCTACGTCGCCGAAGTGGCCGTCGCGCCCGACCGCCAGGGCGAGGGCGTCGGTACGGAACTCGTGATGGCGCTGTTCGACCGCCTTCGCGAGCGCGGCGTCGAGCGCGTCCGGCTCACCGCCCGTACGGTGGACGAGGGCGTCCACGACTTCTACGAGCGGCTGGGTTTCGAGGTCGTCGACCGGGTCCACGACCACTACGAGAGCGGCGACGGGCTCGTGTTCGAGCGGTCGCTGTAG
- the dnaG gene encoding DNA primase DnaG, with product MQDSAKYLIHADFTANGVVERSDVVGAVFGQTEGLLGDDLDLRELQEGSQVGRVEVDVESEGGQSFGEITIASRLDRVETAILAASLETIERVGPCRSSVTVTELEDVRSAKRREVVERATELLAEFEADAMSSSDIVEEVRKRVRVETVTDYEGYPAGPRVPDSDAVVVVEGRADVLQLLQYGIKNAVAVEGTDVPEAVADLTRGRTTTAFLDGDRGGELVLKELAQVGNIDYVAFAPSGESVEDLSRRQVMEALRDKVPFEAVEEGRVAALAGGEDAATPTDGGQTTVPESTDPTDAAPSAGAGPEAEVGEPGVRADAAGETEAADDVEAAGGTNAPGAVEAAGTATIGDGEAVERGTASEAADESGADAADDSDAAASDRGPATVAAHVREVVGGDGDGVRLLDADAAVLEAGPAGDAFDRLEDAESVPATVVVDGPVTQRLLDLAAQRGVERVVGAEEGKFVKRPTAVRVLTADDVLE from the coding sequence ATGCAGGACTCCGCCAAGTACCTCATCCACGCGGACTTCACGGCCAACGGCGTCGTCGAGCGCAGCGACGTCGTCGGCGCCGTCTTCGGGCAGACGGAGGGCCTGCTCGGCGACGACCTGGACCTCCGGGAGCTACAGGAGGGGTCGCAGGTGGGCCGCGTGGAGGTCGACGTCGAGTCCGAGGGCGGGCAGTCGTTCGGCGAGATCACCATCGCCAGTCGGTTGGACCGCGTCGAGACGGCGATCCTGGCGGCGTCGCTGGAGACCATCGAGCGCGTCGGCCCCTGCCGGTCGTCCGTGACGGTCACCGAACTCGAGGACGTTCGCAGCGCGAAGCGCCGCGAGGTCGTCGAGCGGGCGACCGAACTGCTCGCCGAGTTCGAGGCCGACGCGATGAGCTCGAGCGACATCGTCGAGGAGGTCCGCAAGCGCGTCCGCGTGGAGACCGTCACCGACTACGAGGGGTACCCGGCGGGGCCGCGAGTGCCCGACAGCGACGCCGTGGTGGTCGTCGAGGGCCGGGCCGACGTCCTCCAGTTGCTGCAGTACGGCATCAAGAACGCCGTCGCCGTCGAGGGGACCGACGTCCCCGAGGCCGTCGCCGACCTCACGCGGGGCCGGACGACGACGGCCTTCCTCGACGGCGACCGCGGCGGCGAACTCGTCCTGAAGGAGCTCGCGCAGGTCGGCAACATCGACTACGTCGCCTTCGCGCCGTCCGGCGAGTCCGTCGAGGACCTCTCGCGCCGGCAGGTCATGGAGGCGCTCCGGGACAAGGTTCCCTTCGAGGCGGTCGAGGAGGGCCGGGTCGCGGCGCTGGCCGGCGGCGAGGACGCGGCGACGCCGACCGACGGCGGCCAGACCACCGTCCCTGAGTCGACCGATCCGACGGACGCCGCTCCGTCGGCGGGGGCGGGACCCGAGGCGGAGGTCGGGGAGCCCGGCGTCAGAGCCGACGCGGCGGGCGAGACCGAGGCCGCCGACGACGTCGAGGCCGCCGGCGGGACGAACGCCCCGGGAGCGGTCGAAGCGGCCGGTACGGCGACGATCGGCGACGGCGAGGCGGTCGAGCGAGGTACCGCGAGCGAGGCGGCCGACGAAAGCGGCGCGGACGCGGCCGACGATAGCGACGCGGCGGCGTCCGACCGGGGGCCGGCGACGGTGGCCGCCCACGTCCGCGAGGTGGTCGGCGGCGACGGCGACGGCGTCCGACTGCTGGACGCCGACGCCGCGGTGCTCGAGGCCGGGCCGGCCGGCGACGCCTTCGACCGCCTGGAAGACGCCGAATCGGTGCCGGCGACAGTGGTCGTGGACGGCCCGGTTACCCAGCGTCTGCTCGACCTGGCCGCCCAGCGCGGCGTCGAGCGAGTCGTCGGCGCCGAGGAGGGCAAGTTCGTCAAGCGGCCGACGGCCGTCCGGGTGCTGACCGCCGACGACGTGCTGGAGTGA
- a CDS encoding sugar phosphate isomerase/epimerase family protein gives MQTAIQLYTLRNYDGSILEILDAVGETTFDGVEFAYRVDEAPAADVRDRLDENGLVASSAHVGIDAIEDDFEGVVETAETLGYDDVVVPWLDPEHFETVEAVEETADRLNGLAEKLADEGLRLHYHNHDQEFVETDEGVAYHVLADRTDDDLFLEVDAGWALAGGADPGELIRRYGDRITHVHFKDVAPDEDGEPAIGEGELDVAAAAEAARDVDAEWAVFENDEPDDPATSLQRGADVLDEHA, from the coding sequence ATGCAGACGGCCATCCAGCTATACACGCTGCGGAACTACGACGGCTCGATTCTGGAGATTCTCGACGCGGTCGGGGAGACCACTTTCGACGGCGTGGAGTTCGCCTATCGCGTCGACGAGGCCCCCGCTGCGGACGTCCGCGACCGCCTGGACGAGAACGGCCTCGTCGCCTCGTCGGCCCACGTCGGCATCGACGCCATCGAGGACGACTTCGAGGGGGTCGTCGAGACGGCCGAGACGCTCGGGTACGACGACGTGGTCGTCCCGTGGCTCGACCCCGAGCACTTCGAGACGGTCGAGGCCGTGGAGGAGACCGCCGACCGCCTGAACGGGCTGGCGGAGAAGCTCGCCGACGAGGGGCTGCGGCTGCACTACCACAACCACGACCAGGAGTTCGTCGAGACCGACGAGGGCGTCGCCTACCACGTGCTCGCCGACCGGACCGACGACGACCTCTTTCTCGAGGTCGACGCGGGCTGGGCGCTGGCCGGCGGCGCCGACCCGGGCGAACTGATCCGGCGGTACGGCGACCGGATCACCCACGTCCATTTCAAGGACGTCGCGCCCGACGAGGACGGCGAGCCGGCCATCGGAGAGGGCGAACTCGACGTCGCCGCCGCGGCCGAGGCGGCCCGCGACGTCGACGCCGAGTGGGCCGTCTTCGAGAACGACGAGCCCGACGACCCTGCGACGTCGCTGCAGCGCGGCGCCGACGTGCTCGACGAGCACGCCTGA
- a CDS encoding HalOD1 output domain-containing protein, with amino-acid sequence MAYDDVQSRGSPGGSRGQGDHRYEYHEHESAAELTTTLVHALADVMGRDVSDVEWRLSDSVDPDALDRLFSTGDGTAGGDCHVAFAVEGYRVTVYGNGEIVITPPERPPR; translated from the coding sequence ATGGCGTACGACGACGTCCAGTCGCGAGGAAGTCCGGGTGGGTCGCGCGGCCAGGGGGACCACCGGTACGAGTATCACGAACACGAGAGCGCCGCCGAGCTAACGACCACTCTCGTCCACGCCCTCGCGGACGTGATGGGGCGGGACGTCTCCGACGTCGAGTGGCGACTCTCCGACAGCGTCGACCCGGACGCGCTCGACCGGCTCTTCTCGACGGGGGACGGGACCGCCGGCGGCGACTGTCACGTCGCCTTCGCCGTCGAGGGGTACCGCGTCACCGTCTACGGGAACGGCGAAATCGTCATCACGCCGCCGGAGCGTCCGCCGCGCTAG